Proteins from a single region of Paraglaciecola sp. T6c:
- a CDS encoding 23S rRNA (adenine(2030)-N(6))-methyltransferase RlmJ gives MFSYRHGYHAGNHADVLKHICQMLIIDKLKQKDKGFTYIDTHSGAGLYDLSSEQSLKTNEFQQGISRLADYSGAEPTVLAYQALTSSYLKHQQYPGSPEIARVLMRDQDQLHLMEWNNQEVINLKRQIKGTHISVHHRDGYEGLIALTPPKLKRGLVLTDPSYETSEDYQLVVDAISKAYKRWPTAIYAIWYPLLSKRDEDQNDGFERATTKHKKSQKMLDDLTQHGFKNVLQVELAVQNPDTFAGMYGSGMAIINAPWQLDAQIRDCLGELTPVMAQHKHASFVVNWLVEEA, from the coding sequence TTGTTTAGTTATCGCCACGGCTACCATGCAGGTAATCACGCAGATGTGTTGAAACATATTTGCCAGATGTTGATCATCGACAAGTTAAAACAAAAAGATAAAGGGTTCACTTATATTGATACCCACAGTGGCGCGGGCTTGTACGACTTGTCCTCTGAACAATCTTTAAAGACCAATGAGTTTCAGCAAGGTATTTCACGGTTAGCTGATTATTCGGGGGCTGAACCAACGGTTTTGGCATATCAAGCGCTTACCAGCAGTTATTTAAAGCATCAGCAATATCCTGGATCACCTGAAATTGCCCGTGTGTTAATGCGAGATCAAGACCAGCTGCACCTGATGGAGTGGAATAATCAAGAGGTGATTAATCTGAAGCGCCAAATAAAAGGCACGCATATTTCAGTTCATCACAGAGATGGCTACGAAGGCTTGATTGCGTTGACGCCTCCAAAGCTAAAGCGCGGCCTCGTGCTGACAGATCCGTCATACGAAACATCAGAAGATTATCAATTAGTGGTTGACGCTATCAGTAAGGCCTATAAACGTTGGCCGACTGCTATTTATGCTATTTGGTATCCTTTGCTATCGAAACGCGATGAAGACCAAAATGATGGTTTTGAACGGGCCACGACTAAGCATAAGAAAAGTCAAAAAATGCTCGACGATCTTACTCAGCATGGCTTTAAGAATGTACTGCAAGTCGAGCTGGCGGTTCAAAACCCTGATACATTTGCCGGAATGTATGGCTCAGGTATGGCGATCATCAATGCGCCGTGGCAGTTAGACGCGCAAATTCGTGATTGCTTGGGCGAACTAACACCTGTTATGGCTCAACACAAACACGCTTCATTTGTGGTTAACTGGCTGGTGGAAGAGGCCTAA